The following are encoded in a window of Flavobacterium cupriresistens genomic DNA:
- a CDS encoding BamA/TamA family outer membrane protein yields the protein MTVLVLLFFLPFMLHAQNDSDNPELCPPKTVFELFKKKDSLLVLKPIKNSFFLVIPVIGAQPATGFVFGGVAQYTFKGKEATDKYSIANLGVTYTTKKQWLINVKNNILLKNNKIFLSGDYRMYIFSQPNYGLGTNIIPHHSRRDNFSIDSIAQPMDYNYFKFHQTASWEVKKNFYVGGGINIDWYSSIKDEDLDVANQVFTYHYNYSQKYGFNDLEYYLTGMSLNLVYDSRDNQVNTARGWFANINYRFNPVFFKNQRYSNVLYTEYRHFIPLSSKNERYILAFWTYGQFVTRGKVPYLNLPAIGWDQRSRSGEGYTQGLFRGSNLVYLSAEFRFPISCNQMFSGTVFTNFTTASNSETNTPLFSYVQPAIGAGLRILIDKKTRTNLVVDYAVGNNSNAFYLNAGETF from the coding sequence ATGACAGTCTTAGTACTATTGTTTTTTCTTCCATTTATGCTTCATGCGCAAAATGATTCCGACAATCCGGAATTATGCCCACCTAAAACCGTATTTGAACTTTTTAAGAAGAAAGATTCTCTTTTGGTTCTAAAGCCCATAAAAAACAGTTTTTTTCTGGTAATCCCTGTTATCGGTGCGCAGCCTGCCACGGGTTTTGTTTTTGGCGGAGTGGCACAATATACTTTTAAAGGAAAAGAGGCCACAGACAAATACTCTATTGCCAATTTAGGAGTAACCTATACCACCAAAAAACAATGGCTTATAAATGTCAAGAACAATATTTTACTAAAAAACAATAAGATTTTTTTGAGTGGCGATTATCGAATGTATATTTTTTCGCAGCCCAATTATGGTCTCGGAACCAATATTATTCCGCATCACAGCAGGCGAGATAATTTCAGTATCGATTCTATTGCACAACCTATGGATTATAATTATTTTAAATTCCATCAAACCGCATCCTGGGAGGTAAAAAAGAATTTTTATGTGGGTGGCGGAATCAATATCGATTGGTATTCGTCTATAAAAGACGAAGATCTAGATGTGGCGAATCAGGTTTTTACCTACCATTATAACTACAGTCAGAAATACGGATTTAATGATCTCGAGTATTATTTAACCGGAATGAGCCTTAATCTCGTCTACGATTCCCGGGACAATCAGGTTAATACAGCTCGCGGCTGGTTTGCCAATATTAATTATAGATTTAATCCGGTATTCTTCAAAAATCAGCGATACAGTAATGTTCTTTATACAGAATACAGGCATTTTATTCCTCTTTCCAGTAAAAATGAGCGTTATATTTTGGCATTTTGGACGTATGGACAATTTGTAACAAGAGGAAAAGTACCGTATCTGAATCTGCCCGCTATTGGCTGGGATCAGCGAAGCAGGAGCGGAGAGGGGTATACACAGGGATTGTTCAGAGGTAGTAATTTAGTCTATCTTTCAGCAGAATTCAGATTTCCGATAAGTTGCAATCAAATGTTTAGCGGAACTGTATTTACCAATTTTACTACTGCCAGTAATTCAGAAACCAATACACCTCTTTTTAGTTATGTGCAACCCGCAATTGGCGCTGGTTTACGTATTTTAATAGATAAAAAAACACGTACCAACTTAGTTGTAGATTACGCAGTTGGAAACAATTCAAATGCGTTTTATCTCAATGCGGGTGAGACTTTTTAA
- a CDS encoding response regulator transcription factor yields MKLLIVEDEPNLLSILRKGFAENNNEVSVALDGKTALEMLHNYTFDVVVLDVMLPDINGIEICRRLRASKNFVPILLLTALGTSENIVTGLNAGADDYLVKPFKFGELDARVNALNRRANQETDKVDTITISDLEINGRAKTVKRDGESIVLTAKEFKLLYYLAKNTGRIVSRDQILDNVWDINFDMNTNVVDVYINYLRKKIDKPFATKLIHTMKGLGYVIQP; encoded by the coding sequence ATGAAATTACTAATAGTCGAAGATGAACCAAACCTTTTATCCATTTTACGAAAAGGATTTGCTGAGAACAATAATGAAGTAAGTGTAGCACTTGATGGCAAAACTGCCTTAGAGATGCTTCATAATTATACTTTTGATGTAGTTGTATTAGATGTAATGTTGCCGGATATTAACGGAATTGAGATTTGCAGAAGATTGCGAGCCAGTAAAAATTTTGTTCCTATTCTGCTTCTCACAGCACTTGGAACTTCTGAGAATATTGTAACCGGTCTTAATGCCGGGGCCGATGATTATTTGGTAAAACCTTTTAAGTTTGGCGAACTTGATGCAAGAGTAAATGCTTTAAACAGAAGAGCCAATCAGGAAACAGATAAAGTAGATACCATTACGATTAGTGATTTAGAAATAAACGGACGAGCCAAAACGGTTAAAAGAGACGGCGAATCTATTGTTTTGACAGCTAAAGAATTTAAATTACTGTATTATTTGGCTAAAAACACGGGTAGAATTGTATCCCGCGATCAAATTTTAGACAATGTATGGGACATTAATTTTGATATGAACACCAATGTCGTGGACGTTTATATCAATTATTTAAGAAAAAAAATAGATAAACCTTTTGCAACCAAACTGATTCATACCATGAAAGGTTTGGGTTATGTCATACAGCCTTAA
- a CDS encoding sensor histidine kinase: MDIRKKITVTYVALSSFSTLLLCIVVFVLFRENNRYHFLKRLEDRAKIVASIHFQKDPEKIKYYSNLKKNGLEELIEEEEFVLKINSANSFDYNTNLNLPNNFYTNILKTGKDYFEINSKYYLGQVFTEHNQKYIVIVGARDRKGRTTAIYIVKIMLFGGIGFIFLAFFLGRFLAKRVINPVARITKEVNRISASNLHNRLPEVKNSDEISDLTETFNDMLDRLETSFEIQANFINNASHELKTPITTIIAESEIMLLKEREVSEYIQSLENIYSQASRLGNLTESLLKLTQTGYDGKKQVLDIARIDELLMDVKSDLDKIYPDNRVSIKLNFAPKDSNLLLIPCNKPLLELAINNIITNGVKYSDNNEVFVSLSANKEWIKIAINDIGIGIPPEDIPHLYEPFFRGKIAAKYIGYGLGLPLASKIIRMHDGEIQVQSEQDKGTIVTIVFRKDNNKKANIKKSNIES, encoded by the coding sequence ATGGATATAAGAAAAAAAATTACGGTTACCTATGTGGCTCTTTCTTCTTTTAGTACGTTGCTATTATGTATCGTTGTTTTTGTTTTATTTCGTGAAAACAACCGATACCATTTTTTAAAACGACTGGAAGACAGGGCTAAAATTGTAGCGTCAATTCATTTTCAGAAAGATCCTGAAAAAATAAAATACTACAGTAATCTTAAAAAAAATGGACTGGAAGAACTTATTGAAGAAGAAGAGTTTGTCCTTAAAATAAACAGCGCCAATAGTTTTGATTACAATACCAATCTTAATTTACCCAATAACTTTTATACAAATATATTAAAAACGGGAAAAGACTATTTTGAAATTAATAGCAAGTATTATTTAGGACAGGTTTTTACAGAACACAACCAAAAGTATATAGTAATTGTCGGTGCAAGGGACAGAAAAGGAAGAACGACCGCGATTTATATTGTCAAAATTATGCTTTTTGGTGGTATCGGTTTTATATTTCTGGCTTTCTTTTTAGGTCGATTTTTGGCAAAACGTGTTATAAATCCGGTAGCAAGAATTACCAAAGAAGTAAACCGAATAAGTGCTTCTAATCTGCACAACCGATTGCCTGAAGTTAAAAACTCAGATGAAATTTCAGATCTGACGGAGACTTTTAATGATATGTTGGACCGTTTGGAAACCTCGTTTGAAATACAGGCAAATTTTATTAATAATGCCTCTCATGAGTTAAAAACACCCATTACCACGATCATCGCAGAGTCTGAGATCATGCTTCTTAAGGAAAGAGAAGTATCCGAATACATTCAGTCTTTAGAAAATATTTACAGTCAGGCATCAAGATTAGGAAATCTAACAGAAAGTTTGCTAAAACTGACGCAAACAGGTTACGACGGAAAAAAACAAGTTCTGGACATTGCCCGAATTGATGAATTATTGATGGATGTAAAATCGGATTTGGATAAAATTTATCCGGATAACCGTGTAAGTATCAAGCTTAATTTTGCGCCTAAAGATTCCAATTTATTGTTGATTCCTTGTAATAAACCACTTTTAGAACTGGCGATTAATAATATTATTACCAACGGTGTAAAATATTCAGACAATAATGAAGTCTTTGTATCGCTTTCCGCGAATAAGGAATGGATTAAAATTGCGATAAATGATATCGGAATCGGAATCCCTCCAGAGGATATTCCGCATTTGTATGAACCTTTCTTCAGAGGTAAAATCGCCGCTAAATATATAGGATATGGTTTGGGGCTTCCTTTAGCTTCTAAGATTATCCGAATGCATGATGGTGAAATACAAGTACAATCAGAGCAGGACAAAGGTACCATTGTGACGATCGTCTTTAGGAAAGATAATAATAAAAAAGCCAATATTAAAAAATCTAATATTGAATCTTAG
- a CDS encoding bestrophin family protein, which yields MLLKKKIPMKYVLGKIKVELALLMAYTILFEIFHHYFINVSVDIPIAIPTMIGTIISLLLAFKSNQAYDRWWEARIIWGSIVNESRTLIRQLLTFYKDPDFSVEANEFKENFTKRQIAWCFSLGQSLRNKDAIKPIKDLLSEEELRFVKNHQNIPNAILLLHARDLRIAKKNKRFNTYQQVEIDNTLTRLCDAMGKCERIKNTIFPTTYSMYIRMTLCLFIILLPFGLISLLSWFAIPLITIIGGTFFLIEKMAIHLQDPFENRPTDTPVTAIANTIEKNLMQMLDEYQSEFDIIKEFDLKPEPRKAENDAYFVL from the coding sequence ATGCTGTTAAAAAAGAAAATCCCAATGAAGTACGTTCTTGGGAAAATAAAAGTAGAATTGGCTCTATTGATGGCTTATACGATATTGTTTGAGATTTTTCATCACTATTTTATTAATGTTTCCGTAGATATTCCGATTGCGATACCAACAATGATTGGTACGATTATATCCTTGTTATTGGCTTTCAAGTCCAATCAGGCGTATGACAGATGGTGGGAAGCCAGAATTATCTGGGGATCTATCGTAAACGAATCCAGGACTTTGATCAGACAATTGTTGACATTCTACAAAGACCCTGATTTTTCTGTTGAAGCAAACGAATTCAAAGAAAATTTCACTAAAAGACAAATTGCATGGTGTTTTAGTTTGGGACAGTCTTTACGAAATAAAGACGCTATAAAACCAATTAAAGACCTTTTAAGTGAGGAAGAATTGCGTTTTGTAAAGAACCATCAGAACATTCCAAATGCGATCTTGTTGTTACATGCGAGAGATTTGAGAATTGCCAAAAAAAATAAACGTTTCAACACTTATCAACAAGTTGAAATTGATAATACATTAACGAGATTGTGTGATGCAATGGGGAAATGTGAGCGTATTAAAAATACGATTTTCCCAACGACCTACAGTATGTATATCAGAATGACATTGTGTTTGTTTATTATCTTATTGCCTTTTGGATTGATCAGCTTATTAAGTTGGTTTGCCATTCCTTTGATCACAATCATTGGAGGTACTTTTTTCTTAATTGAAAAAATGGCGATTCATTTGCAGGACCCGTTTGAAAACAGGCCTACAGATACGCCGGTTACCGCTATTGCAAATACAATCGAAAAGAATTTAATGCAAATGTTGGATGAGTATCAAAGTGAATTTGATATCATCAAAGAATTTGATCTTAAACCCGAGCCTAGAAAAGCGGAAAACGACGCTTATTTCGTTTTATAA